One genomic segment of Candidatus Nealsonbacteria bacterium CG07_land_8_20_14_0_80_39_13 includes these proteins:
- a CDS encoding 50S ribosomal protein L36 — MKVRPSTRKICEHCKVVRRKGRVYIICKKNPKHKQRQG; from the coding sequence ATGAAGGTCAGACCGTCAACAAGGAAAATATGCGAACATTGCAAAGTCGTCCGAAGGAAAGGGCGAGTTTATATTATTTGTAAGAAAAATCCGAAGCACAAACAGCGCCAAGGATAA
- a CDS encoding 30S ribosomal protein S13 — translation MPRIAGIMIPDKKRIEIALTYIYGIGSTLSVKILNEAKIDVNKISSELTQEEINRLREIIEKKYRIEGDLRRDLIMNIKELKDIACWRGVRHSRGMPTRGQRTKTNSRTVRGNVRKTVGSGRKPVATPA, via the coding sequence ATGCCGAGAATTGCGGGAATTATGATTCCTGATAAAAAAAGAATAGAGATAGCTTTAACTTATATATATGGGATAGGGAGTACTTTGAGTGTCAAAATTTTAAACGAAGCTAAAATTGATGTTAATAAAATTTCTTCCGAATTAACACAGGAAGAAATCAACAGGTTAAGGGAAATAATTGAAAAGAAATACAGAATAGAAGGAGATTTAAGAAGGGATTTGATAATGAATATAAAAGAACTGAAAGATATTGCTTGCTGGCGCGGAGTTCGCCACTCAAGGGGAATGCCTACGAGAGGGCAAAGGACGAAGACGAACAGCAGGACAGTCAGAGGCAATGTCAGGAAGACGGTCGGATCAGGCAGGAAGCCGGTGGCAACACCAGCCTAA
- a CDS encoding 30S ribosomal protein S11: protein MGKKRIITKNDPKEKKKEEGAGVASSAGKSKISKNVKEGIVFISSSYNNTIITLADSQGNVLFWSTAGKIGFSGAKKCTPFAASKVAEVVAQIIESSGIEKIAVVVKGIGPGRDSAIRSFVAKGINIISIKDVTPAPHNGCRPKKPRRI, encoded by the coding sequence ATGGGGAAAAAAAGAATTATTACAAAAAATGACCCAAAAGAAAAAAAGAAGGAAGAAGGCGCAGGAGTCGCTTCCTCTGCGGGTAAGTCAAAGATCTCTAAGAATGTAAAAGAGGGGATAGTTTTTATTTCTTCAAGTTATAATAATACAATCATCACTTTAGCTGATTCGCAAGGAAATGTTTTGTTCTGGAGCACGGCCGGAAAAATAGGTTTTTCCGGAGCCAAGAAATGCACTCCATTCGCAGCTTCAAAAGTAGCTGAAGTAGTGGCTCAAATAATTGAAAGTTCAGGAATTGAAAAGATAGCAGTAGTTGTCAAGGGCATCGGTCCGGGTAGGGATTCGGCCATCAGGTCTTTTGTCGCCAAAGGAATAAATATAATTTCAATTAAGGATGTTACGCCCGCTCCTCATAATGGTTGCCGGCCGAAGAAACCAAGAAGAATTTAA
- a CDS encoding 30S ribosomal protein S4: MLRPLLIMVAGRRNQEEFNFMPKSKCKICRRLNAKLFLKGDRCASSKCAMIKKPFPPGQKKKRRPDPVSEYNRGLREKQKLRNWYNLRERQFSNYVKKVLARKNAAEDPADLLIRELESRLDSVIFRMGFSESRIQAKKMVSHGYLLINGKPVNIPSFQVSKGDVISVKSQKLGKGVFKNIQLLMKKRPVPNWIEVDDKKLEAKIKGVPTLEESASPADISIIFGHYSR, translated from the coding sequence ATGTTACGCCCGCTCCTCATAATGGTTGCCGGCCGAAGAAACCAAGAAGAATTTAATTTTATGCCAAAATCTAAATGTAAAATTTGTCGAAGGTTAAACGCTAAGCTCTTTTTAAAAGGAGACAGATGCGCTTCTTCTAAATGCGCGATGATTAAGAAGCCTTTTCCTCCGGGACAGAAGAAGAAAAGAAGACCAGACCCTGTCTCTGAATATAACAGGGGGTTAAGAGAAAAACAGAAGTTAAGAAATTGGTATAATTTAAGAGAGCGTCAATTCAGCAATTATGTTAAAAAAGTTCTGGCCAGAAAAAATGCCGCCGAAGACCCGGCCGATTTGCTGATTAGGGAATTGGAGAGCCGCTTAGACAGTGTGATTTTCAGAATGGGTTTTTCAGAATCAAGAATTCAGGCGAAGAAAATGGTTTCTCACGGTTATTTGCTAATCAACGGTAAGCCCGTGAACATCCCTTCGTTCCAAGTAAGCAAGGGGGATGTTATTTCCGTAAAATCTCAAAAATTAGGAAAAGGTGTTTTTAAAAACATTCAGTTGTTGATGAAGAAGAGGCCTGTTCCTAATTGGATTGAGGTTGACGATAAGAAATTAGAAGCTAAAATTAAAGGAGTTCCTACACTCGAGGAAAGCGCTTCTCCGGCGGATATATCAATAATTTTTGGTCATTATTCAAGATAA
- a CDS encoding DNA-directed RNA polymerase subunit alpha: MISLPSSPKIVKKEGSKSIFEIEALYPGYGVTIGNSLRRVLLSSLSGAAITEVKIKGTPHEFSTIHGVLEDVVMIMLNLKQMRFRLLTQESQTAVLKVKGEKKIKASDFKFPSQVELMNEDLHIATITEKSKELEIEIKIEHGTGYSPAEGRSREKLEIGVLPLDAFFTPVKRVNFTVKNMMVGKRTDFDKLTLEIETDGSIEPEDAFYQASKILVDHFNIFTEEFAPKESEKPEVKEEKKSEKKSEKKKEETSKSKKKAKKSK, from the coding sequence ATGATTTCTTTACCATCTAGTCCGAAAATAGTTAAAAAAGAGGGATCTAAGTCAATTTTTGAAATAGAAGCCCTTTATCCCGGCTACGGGGTTACCATCGGGAATTCTTTGAGAAGAGTTCTGCTTTCGTCTTTATCCGGGGCGGCAATAACTGAAGTGAAGATAAAAGGAACTCCTCATGAATTTTCAACTATCCACGGTGTTTTGGAAGACGTAGTGATGATTATGCTTAATTTGAAGCAAATGAGATTTCGTTTGCTGACGCAAGAATCGCAGACAGCTGTCTTAAAGGTAAAAGGAGAAAAGAAAATAAAAGCCTCTGACTTTAAATTTCCCAGCCAGGTTGAATTGATGAATGAGGACCTTCATATAGCCACCATTACCGAAAAATCAAAAGAACTGGAAATAGAAATAAAAATTGAGCACGGAACAGGCTATTCTCCGGCTGAAGGCAGGAGCAGGGAAAAATTAGAGATAGGAGTTCTGCCCTTAGACGCTTTCTTTACTCCGGTGAAGAGGGTTAATTTTACAGTCAAAAACATGATGGTTGGGAAAAGAACTGACTTTGACAAGCTTACTTTAGAAATTGAAACAGACGGGTCAATTGAACCGGAGGATGCGTTCTATCAAGCCTCTAAAATTTTAGTTGATCACTTTAATATCTTTACTGAAGAATTCGCTCCGAAAGAATCGGAAAAACCGGAAGTAAAAGAAGAAAAGAAATCGGAGAAGAAGTCGGAAAAGAAAAAAGAAGAAACAAGCAAGTCAAAGAAAAAAGCGAAAAAATCAAAATAA
- a CDS encoding 50S ribosomal protein L17, which yields MRKMKKGRKFGREGNQRKALKLSFSANFILKGKMKTTEAKAKEFSSFIERQITGACKIIEKRDSAGKNSPESLHITKGLFKGFSSAVVKKLINEIAPKYKERKGGYTRVIKLGPRKSDGARMAIIELV from the coding sequence ATGAGGAAGATGAAAAAGGGGAGAAAATTTGGCCGGGAAGGAAACCAGAGGAAGGCTCTGAAGCTTTCTTTTTCCGCCAATTTTATCTTGAAGGGAAAGATGAAAACTACGGAAGCCAAGGCTAAAGAATTTTCTTCTTTTATTGAAAGGCAGATAACCGGAGCCTGTAAGATTATTGAAAAAAGGGATTCGGCCGGCAAAAATTCTCCGGAGAGCCTGCATATAACGAAGGGTTTGTTTAAGGGTTTTTCTTCGGCTGTAGTGAAAAAATTAATTAATGAAATTGCGCCGAAATATAAGGAGAGAAAAGGGGGATACACAAGAGTTATTAAGCTGGGACCAAGGAAGTCGGACGGAGCCAGAATGGCCATCATAGAATTAGTTTAA
- the rplM gene encoding 50S ribosomal protein L13, which translates to MKMETKRETHIIDVADKILGRLAVQVAVLLRGKNKKGFVPNLDIGDFVDIKNVKKIKFSGNKINQKKYFHHSGYLGGVRMVPLKDLFEKNPKEVLRTAVYGMLPCNKLRDEQIKRLRFI; encoded by the coding sequence ATGAAAATGGAGACAAAAAGAGAAACGCATATAATTGACGTCGCGGATAAAATTTTAGGGCGATTAGCCGTCCAAGTAGCGGTTTTATTGCGCGGAAAAAATAAAAAAGGATTTGTGCCCAATCTTGACATAGGGGATTTTGTTGATATCAAGAATGTTAAGAAGATTAAATTTTCCGGAAATAAAATAAACCAGAAAAAATACTTCCATCATTCAGGATATCTTGGCGGAGTAAGAATGGTTCCATTGAAAGATCTTTTTGAAAAGAATCCGAAAGAGGTTTTAAGGACAGCGGTTTACGGAATGCTCCCTTGTAATAAATTAAGGGATGAGCAAATTAAAAGATTAAGATTTATATAA
- a CDS encoding 30S ribosomal protein S9, whose product MKKVITEEKQEIKENSEEGINADAPVLSVAEEKDVEKEVSVAKRPGYFNGIGRRKTSTARVRLSTQGNKEILINKMLLGKYFPDPNLQGIVTSPLGLMKCLDKFNVTIVLRGGGVHSQAEAARHGISRALVLFNVEFKKRLRKAEYLTRDQRMRERKKFGLKRARRAPQWAKR is encoded by the coding sequence ATGAAAAAAGTTATAACCGAAGAAAAACAGGAAATTAAAGAAAACAGCGAAGAAGGCATTAATGCAGATGCGCCTGTTCTTTCTGTTGCAGAGGAAAAAGACGTTGAAAAAGAAGTGAGCGTCGCTAAAAGACCGGGTTATTTTAACGGCATCGGCAGAAGAAAGACTTCAACGGCCAGAGTCAGGCTTTCAACTCAAGGAAATAAAGAAATTTTGATCAACAAAATGCTTCTTGGGAAGTACTTCCCTGATCCGAATCTTCAGGGGATAGTAACATCTCCTTTAGGGTTGATGAAGTGTCTTGATAAGTTCAATGTGACGATAGTTTTGAGGGGAGGGGGCGTTCACAGCCAAGCTGAAGCTGCGCGACACGGGATATCAAGGGCATTGGTCCTTTTTAACGTTGAGTTTAAAAAACGTTTGAGGAAAGCTGAATACCTGACCAGAGACCAGAGAATGAGAGAAAGAAAAAAATTCGGACTGAAAAGAGCCCGTCGCGCCCCTCAATGGGCAAAAAGATAA